A window from Physeter macrocephalus isolate SW-GA chromosome 11, ASM283717v5, whole genome shotgun sequence encodes these proteins:
- the LOC112061884 gene encoding LOW QUALITY PROTEIN: protein SET-like (The sequence of the model RefSeq protein was modified relative to this genomic sequence to represent the inferred CDS: inserted 1 base in 1 codon), which yields MEPRAGARSVNEGAEPPALPPPPPPPLRKQEPGPGPRTQPQPLPRRQATRAARASQWEGKRASERGEEAAEPSGSRPRSAPAAKVRKKELNSNHDGADETSEKEQQEAIEHIDEVQNEIDXNEQASEEILKVEQKYNKLRQPFFQKRSELIAKIPNFGGKTFANHPQVSALLREEEEALHYLTRVEVTEFEDIKSGYRKDFYFDENPYFENKVLSKEFHLNESGDPSSKSTEIKWKSGKDLTKRSSQTQNKASRKRQHEEPESFFTWFTDHSDAGADELGEVIKGDIWPNPLQYYLVPDMVDEEGGGEEDDDEKEEGLEDIDEGGDEDEGEEDEYDEEGEEGEEDEGEDDEWNTDGFQPSFFNFLQSLGASCSLFFFLLLLCSVALFLRSLFSFIPWLTTYFGGKYLEQNSVGKESLPLSVPNSFLSLPLKLYGINTTMPCRKKEKPSSPLALLEAGGC from the exons ATGGAGCCGCGAGCTGGAGCGCGGAGCGTGAATGAGGGAGCAGAGCCGCCTgccctcccgccgccgccgccgcctcccctcCGCAAGCAGGAGCCCGGGCCGGGGCCCCGCacgcagccccagcccctcccccgtcGTCAGGCCACGAGGGCAGCGCGCGCGAGCCAGTGGGAGGGAAAGCGAGCGAGCGAGCGCGGGGAGGAGGCGGCCGAACCGAGCGGGAGCCG CCCCAGGTCGGCGCCCGCGGCCAAAGTCCGTAAAAAGGAGCTCAACTCCAACCACGACGGGGCAGAtgagacctcagaaaaagaacagcaagaagCAATTGAACATATTGATGAAGTACAAAATGAAATAG TTAACGAACAAGCCAGTGAGGAGATTTTGAAAGTAGAACAGAAATATAACAAACTCCGCCAACCATTTTTTCAGAAGAGGTCGGAATTGATCGCCAAAATCCcaaattttgggggaaaaacGTTTGCTAACCATCCACAAGTGTCTGCACTGCttagggaggaggaagaggcgcTGCATTATTTGACAAGAGTCGAAGTGACAGAATTTGAAGATATTAAATCCGGTTacagaaaagatttttattttgatgaaaacccttactttgaaaataaagttctCTCCAAAGAATTTCATCTGAATGAGAGTGGTGATCCATCTTCAAAGTCCACTGAAATCAAATGGAAATCCGGAAAGGATTTGACAAAACGTTCAAGTCAAACGCAGAATAAAGCCAGCAGGAAGAGACAGCATGAGGAACCAGAAAGCTTCTTCACCTGGTTTACTGATCATTCTGATGCAGGTGCAGATGAGTTAGGAGAGGTCATCAAAGGTGATATTTGGCCAAATCCATTACAGTACTACTTGGTTCCGGACATGGTTgatgaggaagggggaggagaagaagatgatgatgaaaaggaagaaggattGGAAGATATTGATGAAGGAGGGGATGAGGATGAAGGTGAAGAAGATGAATAtgatgaggagggggaggaaggagaggaagatgaAGGAGAAGATGACGAATGGAACACTGATGGATTCCAaccttccttttttaatttcctcCAGTCCCTGGGAGCAagttgcagtctttttttttttctcctcctcttgtgCTCAGTTGCCCTGTTTTTGaggtctcttttctcctttataccATGGCTCACAacttattttggggggaaataccTTGAGCAGaattcagtgggaaaagaatctcTACCCCTTTCTgttccaaattcatttttatccCTTCCTTTAAAACTTTATGGAATCAACACCACCATGCCctgtaggaaaaaagaaaaaccttcttCTCCCTTAGCTCTGCTGGAAGCTGGAGGGTGCTAG